The following proteins are co-located in the Corynebacterium aquilae DSM 44791 genome:
- a CDS encoding CE1758 family FMN-dependent luciferase-like monooxygenase, with the protein MHIGIFSVSDITTDPTTGVTPTENQRIKDVVTIARAAEDAGLDVFGIGEHHNPPFFSSSPTTLLGYVAGQTDTLQLTTATTLITTNDPVKIAEDYSMLQHLSDGRLDLTLGRGNTGPVYPWFGKDIRDGIDLAIENYDLLRTLWDNNVVNWEGKFRTPLQSFTSTPRPLDGVAPFVWHGSIRSPQIAEQAAFYGDGFFHNNIFWKQEHTAEMIDFYRQRYEHYGHGRADQAIVGIGAHAFMAKNSQDAIDRFRPYYNNAPVYGHGAPMEDFMAHTPLTVGSPQQVIDRYASMRQAYGDVQRIMFLIDHAGLPLKYVLEQIEMLGDTVAPALRHEYDSNRAADVPDAPTHDSLVAARDHQLELEGKPAFSASYPFHTGDNWTGLRAEDKATAK; encoded by the coding sequence ATGCACATCGGAATCTTCTCCGTCTCCGACATCACCACCGACCCCACCACCGGTGTTACCCCTACCGAAAACCAGCGCATCAAAGACGTGGTGACCATCGCGCGCGCCGCCGAGGACGCCGGCCTCGACGTCTTCGGTATCGGTGAGCACCACAACCCGCCCTTCTTCTCATCCTCGCCAACCACCCTGCTTGGATACGTCGCCGGGCAAACCGACACATTACAGCTGACAACAGCCACCACCCTGATCACCACCAACGATCCGGTGAAAATCGCCGAAGACTACTCCATGCTGCAGCACCTTTCCGACGGTCGACTCGATCTGACCCTAGGCCGCGGCAACACCGGACCGGTCTACCCCTGGTTCGGCAAAGACATCCGCGACGGCATCGACCTCGCCATCGAAAACTACGACCTGCTGCGCACACTGTGGGATAACAACGTGGTCAATTGGGAAGGTAAATTCCGCACCCCGCTGCAATCGTTTACCTCCACCCCACGCCCGCTCGATGGGGTCGCACCGTTTGTGTGGCACGGCTCGATTCGCTCCCCGCAAATCGCCGAACAAGCCGCCTTCTACGGCGACGGCTTCTTCCACAACAACATCTTCTGGAAGCAAGAACACACCGCGGAAATGATCGACTTCTACCGGCAGCGTTATGAGCACTACGGCCACGGCCGCGCAGACCAAGCAATCGTCGGTATCGGCGCACACGCCTTCATGGCCAAAAACAGCCAAGACGCCATCGACCGCTTCCGCCCCTACTACAACAACGCCCCCGTCTACGGCCACGGTGCGCCCATGGAAGACTTCATGGCCCACACCCCACTGACCGTCGGCTCCCCACAACAAGTCATCGACCGCTACGCCAGCATGCGCCAAGCCTACGGCGACGTCCAGCGCATCATGTTCCTCATCGACCACGCCGGCCTGCCGCTGAAATACGTGCTTGAACAAATCGAAATGCTCGGCGACACCGTCGCCCCGGCACTGCGCCACGAATACGACAGCAACCGCGCCGCAGACGTCCCTGACGCCCCCACCCACGACAGCCTGGTCGCCGCCCGTGATCACCAGCTCGAACTCGAAGGCAAACCCGCCTTTTCCGCCAGCTACCCCTTCCACACCGGCGACAACTGGACCGGACTACGCGCCGAAGACAAAGCCACCGCCAAGTAA
- a CDS encoding DsbA family oxidoreductase, producing the protein MRIDIYSDVVCPFCFIGLANLEQAINNLGDKLSDNLDIDIHHRAFELDPNAPHQPPSNLIAAIAKKYGISQEESERSQQAIAASLKTVGVNFDYHHARFGNTFDAHRLIHLAAENNQSTPVNKALMRAYLEQGKNLADHAVLRQVGIEAGLDATAIDELLNSDRYAEAVRNDETQAAQLGVRGVPFFVFDNVYAISGAQPVAVFEQALTQAAAQPANGSGACAADGSGCA; encoded by the coding sequence ATGCGCATTGATATCTACTCCGACGTCGTCTGCCCCTTCTGCTTCATCGGACTAGCCAACCTAGAACAAGCCATCAACAACCTCGGCGACAAACTCAGCGACAACCTCGACATCGACATCCACCACCGCGCCTTCGAACTCGACCCAAACGCCCCACACCAACCCCCAAGCAACCTCATTGCAGCCATCGCGAAAAAATACGGCATCAGCCAAGAAGAATCCGAACGCTCCCAGCAGGCAATCGCCGCCAGCCTAAAAACCGTCGGCGTCAACTTCGACTACCACCACGCCCGCTTCGGCAACACCTTCGACGCCCACCGCCTCATCCACCTCGCCGCGGAAAACAACCAATCCACCCCAGTCAACAAAGCTCTCATGCGCGCCTACCTCGAACAAGGCAAAAACCTCGCCGACCACGCAGTCCTACGCCAAGTCGGCATCGAGGCGGGACTCGACGCAACCGCCATCGATGAGCTACTCAACAGCGACCGCTACGCCGAGGCTGTACGAAACGATGAAACACAGGCAGCACAACTCGGCGTGCGCGGCGTGCCCTTCTTCGTCTTCGACAACGTCTACGCCATCTCCGGGGCACAACCCGTCGCGGTATTCGAACAGGCACTCACCCAAGCGGCCGCCCAGCCGGCAAACGGCAGTGGCGCCTGCGCCGCGGACGGATCCGGCTGCGCCTAA
- a CDS encoding MarR family winged helix-turn-helix transcriptional regulator — MTTKWDVWKSFLTSSTKITQTLESALKSQLGLSISDYDVLATIHRAPEQQLSMNCLKATVLVTTSGLSRAVSRLEQRELLEKIPADHDKRALTLALTAEGTTTFNSARALHDRILEDTFFAALNDTELLALGQVLDQLNTYLESTTDK, encoded by the coding sequence ATGACAACAAAGTGGGATGTGTGGAAAAGCTTCCTCACCAGCAGCACCAAAATCACCCAAACGCTCGAATCGGCTCTAAAAAGCCAGCTGGGCTTGAGTATTTCCGACTACGACGTGCTGGCCACCATCCATCGCGCGCCAGAACAGCAACTGTCCATGAACTGTCTCAAAGCCACCGTGCTGGTGACCACCTCCGGACTCTCCCGGGCTGTGAGCCGCCTTGAACAGCGCGAACTGCTGGAAAAAATCCCCGCAGACCACGACAAACGCGCACTCACCCTGGCGCTGACTGCGGAAGGAACCACCACTTTTAACAGCGCACGAGCACTCCACGACCGGATCCTCGAAGACACCTTCTTCGCCGCGTTGAACGACACCGAACTTCTGGCCCTTGGCCAGGTGCTCGACCAGTTGAACACCTACCTTGAATCCACCACGGACAAATAG
- a CDS encoding CE1759 family FMN reductase translates to MSTYTLTVVTAGLSIPSSTDLLGQQLAHHTQQLAHTQGHDIALEHINLKPLAYPLAEALATGIPPNELDDALDAMERADGIILVSPIYAGSYSGLFKTFMDFVGTDRIRNTPVLLAATGGTARHSLAIDYALRPLAAALRAHPIATGVFAATEDFGTTGSALNQRISRAAAELVVAMTAPTVQLPAATPETVTPAPQRRTPHPLSPVGTPGKNATIPALDSQGKITTLRPQLGDFVPMTNLINRP, encoded by the coding sequence ATGAGCACCTACACCCTCACCGTCGTTACCGCCGGCCTTTCCATCCCATCCTCCACCGACCTGCTTGGTCAACAACTCGCACACCACACCCAGCAACTCGCACACACGCAAGGCCACGACATCGCCCTCGAGCACATCAACCTCAAACCCCTGGCCTACCCACTGGCCGAAGCACTAGCAACCGGCATACCACCCAACGAACTCGATGACGCTCTAGACGCCATGGAACGCGCCGACGGCATCATTTTGGTCAGCCCCATCTACGCCGGCAGCTACTCCGGACTATTCAAAACCTTCATGGACTTTGTCGGAACCGACCGCATCCGCAACACACCCGTCCTACTCGCCGCCACCGGCGGCACCGCCCGGCATAGCCTTGCCATCGACTACGCCCTCCGGCCACTGGCCGCAGCCCTGCGCGCACACCCCATCGCCACTGGCGTGTTCGCGGCCACCGAAGACTTCGGCACCACCGGCAGCGCCCTCAACCAGCGCATCAGCCGCGCCGCCGCGGAACTAGTTGTGGCCATGACCGCCCCCACCGTCCAACTCCCAGCGGCTACCCCCGAAACTGTCACCCCGGCGCCACAACGCCGCACACCCCACCCACTCAGCCCGGTGGGTACCCCGGGGAAGAACGCCACCATCCCAGCGCTCGACTCCCAAGGAAAAATCACCACCCTTAGACCCCAACTAGGAGACTTCGTTCCCATGACGAACCTGATCAACCGCCCTTAA
- a CDS encoding response regulator produces MTKILVVEDDHALAQAIIINLKARDYEVQVAQNAADALRIAGEWVPDAMLLDLGLPDLSGLDVLRGTRGWSDMPILVVSARQLQQGKIEALDAGADDYITKPFAMGELLARLRAALRRTGSSVSGADPLVVTKDGHLRFDLANKQVWRDGELVKLTPNEWGIVDFLVKHQGKLVSKLDLLHAVWGENYNRETNYLRVYLSQVRQKLEQEPKNPAHFITELGFGYRFVV; encoded by the coding sequence GTGACCAAGATTTTGGTGGTTGAGGATGATCATGCGTTGGCGCAGGCCATCATCATTAACCTCAAGGCCCGCGATTATGAGGTGCAGGTGGCGCAGAATGCTGCGGATGCGTTGCGGATTGCGGGGGAGTGGGTTCCCGATGCGATGCTGCTGGATTTAGGGTTGCCGGATTTGTCGGGTTTGGATGTGTTGCGGGGGACGCGTGGCTGGTCGGATATGCCGATTTTGGTCGTGTCGGCGCGTCAGTTGCAGCAGGGCAAGATTGAGGCGTTGGATGCCGGCGCGGATGATTACATTACGAAGCCTTTTGCGATGGGGGAGTTGTTGGCGCGGTTGCGGGCGGCGTTGCGACGTACTGGTTCGTCGGTTTCGGGCGCGGATCCTTTGGTGGTGACAAAGGATGGGCATCTGCGTTTTGATTTGGCGAATAAGCAGGTGTGGCGGGATGGTGAGTTGGTGAAGCTGACTCCTAATGAGTGGGGGATTGTGGATTTTTTGGTCAAGCATCAGGGCAAGTTGGTCAGCAAGTTGGATTTGTTGCATGCGGTGTGGGGGGAGAATTACAACCGGGAGACCAATTATTTGCGGGTGTATTTGTCGCAGGTGCGGCAGAAGTTGGAGCAGGAACCGAAAAACCCAGCTCATTTCATTACTGAGCTGGGTTTCGGGTACCGCTTTGTGGTTTAG